The genomic interval GAGGAATAGAGAAAACATTTGAGGTCATTGTTTAAGGGTTTTCAGCCCCGCAAACAATTCTTGACAGCCCCCTCGCTTTCCCCTGACAAGGTAAATAGGGAGAATGAGGAACAGTTATAGTACCTTAATAAAATGGTTTCTAATCTCTATTCAGAAGTTAAAAATGAGTTCAATCGCGAGTGAATCTGGTGGATATAAGGTGTTTCCACGCCATGTTGGAAAGTGGGAAGGATTGGTCAGGATTCTGGATGCAAACCTTCAGGAAATCAATCGCCATCGAATTGCCCAGGCTTTTAAGGCATTTGATCACAAATGGGTGATTGAGAACACGTATCTCTACGAAGATGGAACCTCTTTAACTCACAGCTTTGATATCATTCCAACGGGGAATGGGGAGGTAAAGGTTGAAACAGCGGAGTCTCTACTGCGCGGAGCGGCAATGAAAGCGCACGAGTATGGGGATAATATCGTTAACTTTCAAGTCTTGAATTCAGCTACGGGCAACCTACAAGAACTAGAAACTATCACGCTGGTCAATGATCAAGACCGAGTGCGAACTGCCCAAATATTTGAGTCAGATGGGACATTTAAAGGGCTGATGGTGATTGTTGAGCGAAGAGTGGATTGAGCCAGTACCAACGCATCGCGAAGTGCCCTATTTGTCAGGAGAAACGGATAATGCGTGAATTTTCGTTGTGGTCAGCGATCGTTTATACAGTTTTTGTCGATCGCTTTGTATGACGATATATCTGTCCTAGAGTCAAATCACCATAATTCAGATAGCCTCCTTCACAGGGGGCTTTTTTGTCTTCCAGCATGGGTCCTTGCCATAACCGTTAAGACATTTTATCTACCGCTGGAAACCTTTTAACTCTGCCTATTGCCTACCTGAAACCTGACACTTGAGACCCGCTACTCCTGTCTATTCAATTGGGGATCGGGAAGTTTGATAAACACTGCCCGGTACACTGGTTCACCCCGCTTCAGGGTCGAAACTTCTCGTTCGGTGGGCACAGGAAGTGGATTGGTGTCTAGCCAGTTTTCGGGGTGACGGATAAAAGCAGGGTGGGCGTCAAAGCGATCGCGCATTTCCACCGCAACCTCTTCCACATCCGATTGAATCAACACCATGCCATTAGTGCAGAGGGCATCTGCCAGCTCGGCAACAATTTCTGGTTGCACAACCCGTCGTTTCTGGTGTTTGCGCTTAAACCAGGGATCGGGAAACTGGATGGTAACTTGTCGGAGCGCTCCAGCAGGGATGGAATGCAGAATGGAACTCAGGGAATTATTTACATTACAGAATAAATAATACAAGTTAGACAACCCCATTTCCCTGCACCATCCATTTGCCTGATCAACCAATGGTTCCCGAATTTCCAATCCCAGAAAATTCCAGTCTGGTCGCTGTTGTGCCATTTCCAACAAAAACCGTCCCTTGCCCGATCCAATGTCTAGATGGAGCGATTGGCTGGGAACAGCATAGATTTTTTGCCAGTCAGGAGGGCTGATCGGCACCTGATATTTTTTGCTGAGTGGATTAACGTGCTCCCGCACGCGGACGATCGCCAAGGGATGGACTCCAGGGGTATAGGGTGTGGGGAAAGAGTTTCGAGTTTCGAGTTTTTAGTTTTGAATTTTGAGTTCTGAAATGGGGAACGGGAGATGGGGAATGTCCTCCGCTTCTACCCCCTCCCCTCTGCCCTCGTTCGACTGAACAATGTTCGGCGAGCGCTCACATCGAACTCACACCGAGATCTGCTCTCTGTCATCCTTAGTCCCCAATTTTTAATTTTTAATTCTTAATTCCCTATTCTCAATCGTGTAGTTGCCGAAAAATTCCAAAGACTGATGTGTAACCGTGCAGAAACGTACTCCCTCCAACGGGACCAATTTCGCCATTGCAAAAGAACCCGCTTAAGGGCACATTGGGGAGATAACGACTAAATAAGCGTGAGTCAAAATTGGATTCACCATAAAGACTTTCTCCACGCCCAACACAGGTAAACATCAAGGCTCCAACGGGGGAAGTGGTTGAGGGGGTATTCAGTTGTTGATACCGCTCCAGCAACGTTTCCAGATCTTCAGCTGATGCCTCCGCATCTCGCAGGTGAAACTGAATCCGTTGACCGGGGCGGATGCGATCGCCAATCGCGATCGCCCCTACTCTCGGATCAACCCCCAATAATTCCCGAATTAAAAAATCTCCCTGTTCCAGATTTTGCTTGAACTCATTCTGTGCTACCCCTACAAAAAGGGAGTGTTGGGCTAACTGTTGTTCCTCATCGGTCAAACTCTGGATCAGTTCCTGCAAAACCTCCAACGGAGTTCGCTTCTGAGAAACCAGTGCCCCCCCTCCACGGGACATCGGGCTGGTACCCGCCTGTTCCTCTAACCCCAACAAAATATTGCGCTCCCCCTCCGTTACCCAAAACGGTTGACCAATGGGGCGGCATCCCTGCGCCACGATCGTTTCCAGAACAAGCTTGCCACTCAAAGCGACCCCAACCGTTCCCTGACGGTAAAGTCGGTAGTTACAAAACAATCCATTACTGCTATTGGTCGATCGTCCGCTTGCCAACCCTCCAACCTTAACGGCCCCCGGATAGGCAAAATCTAACCCCTGCAATAGGTCATTCACTCTGGCAGAAAACGGATCTGCCAGCAACACAAAGTGGGGTTGCTCCGTAGCAGGTACGCCAATTAGCCGAGTCCAGGCATCGGGTGGACTATCCAGATCGGGTAAATCCTCGGCTTCCAGATGAAAAGGATGAACCCTAACACCTGGTAAAGATGCCAGCGTTAATGCCAGAGCAGGTTCCCCTTCCAGTTCCCGCGCCTGGGCTTGCTGACTCATGCCAATCACACCGCTACCACCACAGCCAATGATGGGCAGATTGGGAAGATATTCACGGAGTAGGGGCATTAATCGAGAGTATTCACTGGCAAACGCAGCAGAAATAAATACGAACCCCAGGTCGGGTGTCGTCTGCAACAAAGCCTGTGCCTCTTGCACCACCTCTTCAATGGCTGCTTCCAGAGATGGTCGGGTTGAGAGGGTGCTGACCCACTTCATTGTGCCTGTAATGGATTCTGCTGACATAAAAATCCCTCCTACAATGAAGGATAATCACCAGGGTACCTGGAAATGGGGTTCCCATCTACGGACTTATGACGTAACACGGATCTAGGTGGGGAAACTTCGCGTTAAGATATGTATAGGTTCACTGTCTGAATGCTAGTCACTTGTCTGTAGGTGAATGGCAAACCTTAAGAGATCAGGCAGAATTTCTCCCGACGCGATCGCTGTCTGTATTACTGAAAGTATTACTTTTAGAGCAGTGCGTCAGGGTTAATGGGAGCATGCTGCTTAGGAAGTTGATCCACTTGATTGATTTCACTAAGTAACAAAAACTATCCACACTACAAGCGTGACTGAGATAAGCAATCCATGAGTGACATTCAAGACAAAATTCAACAAGAGCTTTCAGAAGCCCGTGCCGTCTGTGATGTAAATGGCAGCAACTCCCCTGAGTGTGCTGCTGCTTGGGATGCCGTTGAAGAACTACAAGCCGAAGCATCGCACCAACGCCAAGTCAAACCCAAGACTTCCTTTGAGAAATATTGCGACGATAACCCCGAAGCGGCTGAGTGCCGTCTGTATGAAGACTAATGGCGGTTCAGTCCAGCCAGATGTCTGTTGAACCTTCTTCATTTCTGTAAGAAAAAACAAGTAGCTTTATGCCAGTAACATGAAGCTACTTGTTTTTTTACCTCACCCCTTCCGTCTCATGTCTACCCCTTCCTGGCTTCCAGCCCTCGTTTGGACCGATTACCGTGTTGCCCTGATCTTTACCGTTCTGGCTCCACTCGCACTTCTAATTTGGGCGATTACGCAAAAGGCAGAAACGATCCAAAGAATTTTGATGATTTATTGGCGCGTTGCGAGCCTATTAGCAATTACGGTCTATCTCTTGATTGGGGCACTTCCAATTGGGTTCGTGGCTGGGTGGCTGGCGCGTGTTCTGATCCCAATTTCTCTCTGGTATTGGGTTGATCTAAACGAAGAAATTGCTGAGCAGTCCCCTAGCCGATTGAAACTTGCCTTTACAGGCTGGCGTTGGGCTGTTTCGATTTACTGCCTATTGGGAGCTTTGGCACAAATTCCTATTCTGCGCTGTGCCTTTCTCCAGCAAAGTGCCCTGGTGCAAGACTCGGTTTGTCGTCTCTGGTTAGAACCACCCTGGGCGTTTAAGGCATCCCTCCATGCTAATACCTATCCCTGGTTCCTTGGCTTTGTAGGCATTGCTGGACTTTCAATTTATGTCCTTTATCTGGCTTATTTTGTTCTGATTCGACTTGGCAAACAGGGGCGATCAGCAACGGGTCAGTAAGATAACTGATAAATTTGGTCATTCGTTGTTGGTATTCTCCCTAACTCCTCGCCCCTCATCCCCTTCGTGTGAACAAACTTTATCGCCTGGAGCAATATACGGAGAAGCGTCGGCAGGAAGTGTTGCTGGTGACAGCGGAGGTAGATGGGGAACTGGATCAAATTATGATTTTTAGGGGCTTTTCCAGTTCGCTGGTGCGACCAACTGCTTTCGATCCAGATATTCCGATCTTGCCTGAAACAGCCAAAATTCTGACCCTCGATCGACTGCTTGGTCCCTACAACCCAAGCCAACCCAACTATTTGCAGCAGGGATTGACCTGGGAAACGGTGCAACCGCTTCTTTCAGAGGTAGGCGTTTAAGGATCTCGAATGAAATAACACCGACAATCCCAGTCGTAAGGGCTTGGCATTCGGCAAGTAGGCTTGCGGCGAGGCAAAGTTTTTTGCTCGCCTGCCACGCCCCTACCAGTTACCAACTTTATTTGTTTTTGTTCCTAAGAGCCATTAGTTACAGGTTCTTGGGCAGGGAAGATGTCCTGAAATTCACAGGAAATTTTGGCTCCAGGCTTTACGATGAAGCTTTCTTAAAGGGGAAAATTCTTCTGAAATTTATGGAGACGAATACGTAAAACTGGCTTCTGAACAAATCATTCAGATCCTTCCCGATGAATGGTTGGCAGTCCTTATTTTGGGAAAGGATAGAGATTAAGAAACCGATGATGAGACGGTGAGGGGGTGGGCATTGTCTACGCTCCCCATGTCTCACCATCCTTTGCCCTGGGGCACTACCTGATGGTTAAGGCAATCTACCGTGGTGTAGCTGATAGGTTGAATACACGGAAAATTCATTACCCAGGATAGCTACTTACGTCATTTTATTCAGGAAGGTAGTCTGATCTTTGGTAAAGAAAGTGCTATCCTCCACTGTGAGTGTGTTGTGTGGAGTTAAGTTTATGGTATTATCCCCTGCCTGGACACAGAAAACGCCTTCCCCAGGTTCATCCGCAGCCACGGGAGGGAGCACTTCCACCAAGCCACCTGAACTCTTTGCCAATTTGGAACGATCGGACGAGGCTGTTGAGAAATCCTCCCCTGGTACGGCGATCGTGGGTTCTGGATGGGGTGGTCTGGACTTACCGGAAAGCCGTCTGTTTGGTACCGATGGGATTCGAGGGCGCGTGGGTGACCTTTTGACAGCCCCACTGGCACTACAGCTTGGATTTTGGGCGGGACAGGTGCTTCAAACCCATGCAACGAATTCTGGCCCAGTTGTAATTGGGCAGGATTCCAGAAATTCTAGCGGGATGCTAGCCCTGGCATTGGCAGCTGGATTGACGGCAGCGGGCCTGGAAGTATGGGATCTGGGATTGTGCCCAACTCCAGGTGTTGCCCATCTTACTAGCCAGTTGGGAGCAATTGGGGGCGTGATGATTTCCGCCAGCCATAACCCTCCTGAGGACAACGGCATCAAGTTTTTTGGACCGGAGGGCAGTAAGCTTTCCCTGGTGTTGCAAGAGCGCATTGAGGCAGCATTGCGGGGGAAATTGCCCAATCAGCAGGTCACAGGATTAGACCAATGTGGGCAGCATTACTACCGACCCGAATTGACACAGGATTACCTGGCAGCGATTCAGAAATCTCTTTGGGTAGAAACCCTAACGGAGAATTTGCCTTTGCAAGGTATTCGAGTTGTGTTAGACCTTGCCTGGGGCGCAGCGGTTCAGTTGGCTCCTGTCGCTTTTCGTCAGCTTGGAGCTGAAGTCATTTGTCTTCATGACCAGGCGGATGGCACTCGAATTAACGTCAACTGTGGCTCTACCCACCTCGCATCGCTGCAAGCTGCGGTCAGGGAACATCGGGCAGACCTGGGGTTTGCTTTAGCATGGGGATGCCGATCGGGTGCTGGCAGTCGATTCTCAGGGGCAGGTTGCCGATGG from Kovacikia minuta CCNUW1 carries:
- a CDS encoding Calvin cycle protein CP12, producing the protein MSDIQDKIQQELSEARAVCDVNGSNSPECAAAWDAVEELQAEASHQRQVKPKTSFEKYCDDNPEAAECRLYED
- a CDS encoding FIST signal transduction protein encodes the protein MSAESITGTMKWVSTLSTRPSLEAAIEEVVQEAQALLQTTPDLGFVFISAAFASEYSRLMPLLREYLPNLPIIGCGGSGVIGMSQQAQARELEGEPALALTLASLPGVRVHPFHLEAEDLPDLDSPPDAWTRLIGVPATEQPHFVLLADPFSARVNDLLQGLDFAYPGAVKVGGLASGRSTNSSNGLFCNYRLYRQGTVGVALSGKLVLETIVAQGCRPIGQPFWVTEGERNILLGLEEQAGTSPMSRGGGALVSQKRTPLEVLQELIQSLTDEEQQLAQHSLFVGVAQNEFKQNLEQGDFLIRELLGVDPRVGAIAIGDRIRPGQRIQFHLRDAEASAEDLETLLERYQQLNTPSTTSPVGALMFTCVGRGESLYGESNFDSRLFSRYLPNVPLSGFFCNGEIGPVGGSTFLHGYTSVFGIFRQLHD
- a CDS encoding DUF7734 family protein, with product MNKLYRLEQYTEKRRQEVLLVTAEVDGELDQIMIFRGFSSSLVRPTAFDPDIPILPETAKILTLDRLLGPYNPSQPNYLQQGLTWETVQPLLSEVGV
- a CDS encoding DUF3177 family protein, with the protein product MSTPSWLPALVWTDYRVALIFTVLAPLALLIWAITQKAETIQRILMIYWRVASLLAITVYLLIGALPIGFVAGWLARVLIPISLWYWVDLNEEIAEQSPSRLKLAFTGWRWAVSIYCLLGALAQIPILRCAFLQQSALVQDSVCRLWLEPPWAFKASLHANTYPWFLGFVGIAGLSIYVLYLAYFVLIRLGKQGRSATGQ
- a CDS encoding phosphohexomutase domain-containing protein codes for the protein MVLSPAWTQKTPSPGSSAATGGSTSTKPPELFANLERSDEAVEKSSPGTAIVGSGWGGLDLPESRLFGTDGIRGRVGDLLTAPLALQLGFWAGQVLQTHATNSGPVVIGQDSRNSSGMLALALAAGLTAAGLEVWDLGLCPTPGVAHLTSQLGAIGGVMISASHNPPEDNGIKFFGPEGSKLSLVLQERIEAALRGKLPNQQVTGLDQCGQHYYRPELTQDYLAAIQKSLWVETLTENLPLQGIRVVLDLAWGAAVQLAPVAFRQLGAEVICLHDQADGTRINVNCGSTHLASLQAAVREHRADLGFALAWGCRSGAGSRFSGAGCRWRLYSLPVGAEATTGPAITRGYDRRNGYV
- the trmB gene encoding tRNA (guanosine(46)-N7)-methyltransferase TrmB, whose translation is MAIVRVREHVNPLSKKYQVPISPPDWQKIYAVPSQSLHLDIGSGKGRFLLEMAQQRPDWNFLGLEIREPLVDQANGWCREMGLSNLYYLFCNVNNSLSSILHSIPAGALRQVTIQFPDPWFKRKHQKRRVVQPEIVAELADALCTNGMVLIQSDVEEVAVEMRDRFDAHPAFIRHPENWLDTNPLPVPTEREVSTLKRGEPVYRAVFIKLPDPQLNRQE